Proteins encoded within one genomic window of Candidatus Giovannonibacteria bacterium:
- a CDS encoding GPI anchored serine-threonine rich family protein, with protein sequence MANMSFSQKSLYFPYFPAILIIMLAVFVVPAEAAFFDLVMKEFTLPSGLKVTAPQSIESAAFRPPEPKPLKDVLRNKTGKDEPASGSFMVALPYAGFGGGGGGGGGGGGGNAKSEETPRPKAFIKVLTPNGGEKLKGGETYTIKWESEQVPQVYIKLRKGDDTYAGPEGMISDVIKNEGFFEWKIPDTLPAGKDYSIRVVDKDAPQNDVFDDSDSIFYILPSSFITLSYPVGGETWTLGEKQTFQWEDSGDLVTYGIEISGYVGDAQTVSVWSISPELPKGTNSFEWVVGSTLACVRENCPQDLTEGNYVIDVFGYRAVDLESKPWRVDDHARIDIVKTVPPSVPVEPLEPPKGYPYLTILSPNGGENLVSGESYTIKWVSSDVPASANLNIWLLDEPTRFGQIIFQNIPNSGFVDWKVAPLAELIDKNGQSLPPSGNYVIFVECADYSCTVDDSDAPFSIIDALPAEPMVPVETSPTP encoded by the coding sequence ATGGCCAATATGAGTTTTAGTCAAAAAAGCCTTTATTTCCCGTATTTCCCAGCGATTTTAATCATTATGCTCGCGGTTTTTGTTGTGCCTGCCGAAGCCGCGTTTTTCGACTTAGTGATGAAAGAATTTACCCTGCCCTCCGGACTGAAGGTAACGGCTCCGCAGTCCATTGAATCCGCGGCTTTCAGGCCGCCGGAGCCGAAACCGCTCAAAGATGTTTTGCGCAACAAAACCGGAAAGGACGAGCCAGCAAGCGGCAGCTTTATGGTTGCTCTTCCTTATGCTGGTTTCGGCGGAGGTGGTGGCGGGGGAGGTGGAGGAGGTGGAGGAAATGCCAAGAGCGAGGAAACTCCCCGTCCGAAAGCTTTTATAAAAGTTTTGACTCCGAATGGCGGTGAGAAGTTGAAGGGCGGCGAAACTTATACTATCAAATGGGAATCCGAGCAAGTTCCGCAGGTTTATATAAAACTTCGCAAGGGTGACGATACTTATGCTGGACCGGAAGGGATGATTTCTGATGTAATTAAAAACGAAGGTTTTTTTGAGTGGAAAATTCCAGATACGCTTCCGGCCGGCAAGGATTATTCAATCCGGGTTGTAGATAAAGATGCTCCTCAAAATGATGTCTTCGATGACAGCGACAGCATTTTTTATATCCTACCTTCCTCTTTTATTACCCTTTCTTATCCCGTCGGCGGGGAAACTTGGACATTGGGCGAGAAACAAACTTTTCAATGGGAGGACAGCGGCGACCTTGTAACCTATGGGATAGAAATTTCTGGCTATGTAGGCGACGCACAAACCGTCAGCGTCTGGTCAATTTCGCCAGAACTTCCCAAAGGCACAAATTCTTTTGAATGGGTAGTTGGCTCCACGCTCGCTTGTGTTCGGGAGAATTGTCCACAAGATTTAACAGAAGGCAACTATGTAATTGATGTATTTGGTTATAGAGCCGTTGATCTTGAGAGTAAACCTTGGCGAGTCGATGACCATGCAAGAATAGACATTGTGAAAACCGTTCCTCCTTCCGTTCCTGTTGAACCTCTTGAACCCCCCAAGGGATATCCTTATTTAACAATTCTCTCACCGAATGGCGGTGAGAATCTAGTATCGGGCGAATCTTATACCATTAAATGGGTTTCTTCTGATGTTCCCGCTTCTGCCAATTTGAACATTTGGCTTTTGGATGAGCCGACCAGATTCGGACAAATTATTTTTCAAAACATCCCGAATAGCGGTTTTGTTGACTGGAAAGTCGCGCCGCTTGCTGAATTAATCGATAAAAATGGCCAATCTTTACCCCCCTCTGGTAATTACGTTATATTTGTTGAGTGCGCTGATTATTCCTGCACTGTGGATGACAGCGATGCGCCGTTTAGTATCATTGACGCTTTGCCTGCTGAACCTATGGTTCCTGTTGAAACTTCCCCAACGCCTTAA
- a CDS encoding D-glycerate dehydrogenase: MPKIFVTRKIPEAGISKLKSAGYEVEVNPEDRALTKDELIKQVKRVKPDAVLALLTDKLDADVFEAAKESVKIFANMAVGFDNVDLEAAKKAGIMISNTPGVLTDTVAEHTFALMLAIAHRIAEADRFVRAGKYHGWEPMMLLGADVSKKTLGILGLGRIGSRVAHHAVRGFDMKVVYYDVKRNENFEKEFNAQFRASAEEVLKEADFVSVHVPLLPMTHHLINAESLKIMKPTAYLINTSRGPVIDEKALAEALKNNIIKGAALDVFENEPVIEPELLKLENIILTPHIASATEATRDKMAELAAENIIAALSGKEPPNIVK, encoded by the coding sequence GGTAAATCCGGAAGACAGAGCGCTTACTAAGGACGAGCTAATTAAGCAAGTTAAGCGAGTTAAGCCGGACGCGGTTTTGGCTTTACTTACCGATAAATTGGACGCCGATGTTTTTGAGGCGGCAAAAGAAAGCGTTAAAATTTTTGCCAATATGGCTGTGGGTTTTGATAATGTTGATTTGGAAGCCGCCAAAAAAGCGGGGATTATGATTTCAAATACGCCGGGCGTGCTTACTGACACCGTGGCCGAACACACTTTCGCTTTGATGCTTGCCATTGCTCACCGCATTGCCGAGGCCGATAGATTTGTCCGCGCGGGAAAATACCACGGTTGGGAGCCGATGATGCTTTTGGGGGCGGATGTTTCTAAAAAAACGCTCGGGATTTTGGGTCTCGGTAGAATTGGTTCCAGAGTGGCGCACCATGCCGTTCGCGGTTTTGACATGAAAGTTGTTTATTACGACGTGAAGCGAAACGAGAATTTTGAAAAAGAGTTCAACGCCCAGTTTCGGGCGAGCGCGGAGGAAGTTTTAAAAGAAGCGGATTTCGTTTCCGTCCATGTCCCTCTTTTGCCGATGACACATCATTTGATTAACGCGGAGAGTTTGAAGATTATGAAACCCACAGCGTATCTGATTAACACTTCCCGCGGGCCAGTAATTGATGAAAAAGCTTTAGCGGAAGCTTTGAAAAATAATATTATAAAAGGCGCCGCACTTGACGTCTTTGAAAATGAGCCGGTGATTGAACCCGAGCTTTTAAAATTGGAAAATATTATTTTGACTCCCCACATCGCTTCCGCCACGGAAGCAACGCGCGATAAGATGGCGGAGTTGGCTGCCGAAAATATCATCGCGGCGCTTTCCGGCAAAGAACCGCCTAATATTGTAAAATAG
- a CDS encoding lytic murein transglycosylase, whose protein sequence is MSNLINLISVFLLAASLANAQVDPVRGIASNGIDPALVNSRRAELETQLREYETQIDQYQGLIQAKQAEADSLKREIDILNAEISKAKLEIKARTLNIQKLIGDINQKSKNIEELVAEINASRQSLTEFLRKVRQNDNFSALELALIYDNVSEFFGELQSINNLQASLQQAFAKFSSLKIEEEKVRDELEEQKREELELRALQELQKKALEKNEKEKQKLLKDTKGKESEYQKVLKDKQKNAASIRSQLFLLVGSPSIPFEKALEYADLAEKATGVRPAFLLGLITEESNLGQNVGKGNWRIDLSHARCAKQREAFLQITSELGLDPDLMPVSKKAWYGYCGGAMGPAQFIPTTWQLYKNAVARRTGNNPPSPWEPKDAFMAAALLLKDNGAKAGNYNAEWTAAMKYLAGSNWNKKAYRFYGDDVMAIAKKYQEQIDLLQELAQR, encoded by the coding sequence ATGAGTAATCTGATAAATTTAATAAGCGTTTTTTTGCTTGCCGCGTCTTTGGCCAACGCCCAGGTTGATCCCGTTAGAGGCATCGCCTCTAACGGGATTGACCCAGCGCTGGTTAATTCGCGCCGCGCGGAGCTGGAAACGCAGCTCCGCGAGTACGAAACGCAGATAGACCAATATCAAGGATTGATTCAGGCCAAACAGGCGGAAGCGGATTCGCTGAAGCGGGAGATAGACATTTTGAACGCCGAAATATCCAAAGCCAAACTGGAAATCAAAGCCAGAACTTTAAACATCCAAAAATTAATCGGAGATATAAACCAAAAATCAAAAAATATTGAAGAGCTGGTCGCCGAGATAAACGCGTCCCGGCAGTCGCTTACGGAATTTTTGCGCAAGGTCAGGCAAAACGATAATTTTTCCGCCTTGGAGCTCGCCTTGATTTACGACAACGTATCGGAATTCTTCGGGGAATTGCAGTCAATTAACAATCTGCAGGCGTCTTTGCAGCAGGCCTTCGCGAAATTCAGCAGTTTAAAAATAGAAGAGGAAAAAGTCAGAGACGAGCTGGAAGAACAGAAGCGGGAAGAGTTGGAACTGCGGGCTTTGCAGGAATTGCAGAAAAAGGCCTTGGAGAAAAACGAAAAAGAAAAACAAAAATTGCTCAAAGACACCAAGGGGAAAGAATCCGAATACCAAAAAGTCCTCAAAGACAAGCAAAAAAACGCGGCAAGCATCCGGAGCCAGCTTTTCCTTTTGGTCGGGTCGCCGTCCATCCCGTTTGAAAAGGCCTTGGAATACGCCGATTTGGCCGAGAAAGCTACGGGCGTGCGGCCGGCGTTTCTTCTGGGGCTGATTACAGAAGAATCAAATCTTGGGCAAAACGTCGGCAAGGGAAACTGGAGAATAGATTTATCGCACGCGAGGTGCGCCAAGCAAAGAGAGGCGTTTTTACAGATAACTTCGGAACTTGGCTTGGACCCCGACCTTATGCCGGTTTCAAAAAAAGCGTGGTACGGATATTGCGGAGGAGCGATGGGTCCGGCGCAGTTTATCCCAACGACTTGGCAGCTTTATAAAAACGCCGTTGCCAGGCGCACCGGAAATAATCCGCCCTCGCCATGGGAACCAAAAGACGCGTTTATGGCCGCGGCTTTGCTTCTAAAAGACAACGGCGCCAAAGCGGGAAATTACAACGCTGAGTGGACAGCCGCTATGAAATACCTGGCCGGGAGCAATTGGAATAAAAAGGCCTACCGCTTCTATGGCGACGACGTCATGGCCATTGCCAAAAAATACCAGGAGCAGATTGATTTGCTCCAAGAGCTAGCGCAAAGATAG
- a CDS encoding 50S ribosomal protein L25, translated as MQSITAEKRDILGKKVKILRSKGFLPAVVYSGGKAAEPISVKESDFNRTWRFAGESTVIELVLGGHKRNVLIHDVAIDPLKDTPVHADFYAVDMHKKIRVDVPLEFVGESEAVKAGGVLVKVLHSLKIEALPNDLPHSISVDISAIKTIGNSILISDLKIPAAVSLLDSRSETVAVVEAPRAEEEPKAAETAAEPSLESIEVLSKKPKAEAEEGVAGKAAPKNE; from the coding sequence ATGCAGTCAATAACTGCCGAAAAGCGGGATATTTTGGGTAAAAAAGTAAAAATCTTGCGCAGCAAGGGCTTTTTGCCTGCCGTGGTTTATAGCGGCGGCAAGGCGGCGGAGCCGATTTCGGTAAAAGAGTCGGATTTCAACAGGACTTGGAGGTTTGCCGGAGAATCCACCGTTATTGAGCTGGTTTTAGGCGGGCATAAAAGAAACGTGCTGATACACGACGTTGCCATTGACCCTTTAAAAGATACGCCCGTTCACGCTGATTTTTACGCGGTGGATATGCACAAAAAAATCCGTGTTGACGTGCCTTTGGAGTTCGTCGGAGAGTCGGAGGCTGTGAAAGCCGGGGGAGTTTTGGTTAAAGTCTTGCACTCTCTTAAAATCGAGGCCTTGCCGAATGACCTGCCTCACTCAATCTCCGTTGACATATCCGCCATCAAAACCATAGGGAATTCCATTTTAATAAGCGATTTAAAAATTCCGGCAGCGGTTTCTTTGTTGGATAGCCGGTCTGAGACGGTTGCCGTGGTTGAAGCCCCGAGGGCAGAGGAAGAGCCAAAGGCGGCTGAAACCGCCGCAGAGCCGTCTTTGGAGTCCATTGAAGTTTTGAGCAAGAAGCCCAAAGCCGAAGCCGAAGAAGGCGTGGCGGGCAAAGCCGCTCCAAAAAATGAGTAA
- a CDS encoding PCRF domain-containing protein translates to MDFELQKKLDEALREYDALEMDVAESFKWTKDKVVKFGELSKLKVMVDEYEKADEAGKKDIEEKLKGMLGLATGEDGKERNKAILEIRAGVGGDEAALFASDLLNMYKNYAQKQGWCFSVLDESKNDLGGHKEAVAEIKGKDVYSALRHESGVHRIQRVPATEKSGRIHTSTASVAVLPAAEEKEIEIKESELEVSFSRAGGPGGQNVNKVETAVRLLHKPTGIIISSRTERSQQANRERAMEILRAKLLDEKLRKEEEMLRKERKEQIGTADRSEKIRTYNFLQDRVTDHRLKKSWHNIERILDGDLDPIVKALGKFQQEP, encoded by the coding sequence ATGGACTTCGAACTGCAAAAAAAACTCGATGAAGCCCTTCGAGAATACGATGCCTTGGAGATGGATGTCGCCGAAAGCTTTAAGTGGACCAAAGATAAAGTGGTGAAGTTCGGAGAGCTCTCAAAACTGAAAGTCATGGTTGACGAATACGAAAAAGCGGACGAGGCCGGAAAAAAAGATATTGAAGAAAAACTGAAAGGCATGCTGGGTCTGGCAACCGGCGAAGACGGTAAAGAGAGAAACAAAGCGATTTTGGAAATTCGTGCCGGCGTCGGCGGAGACGAAGCCGCACTTTTTGCGTCCGACCTTTTAAACATGTATAAAAATTATGCCCAAAAACAGGGCTGGTGCTTTTCCGTTTTGGACGAGTCAAAAAATGATTTGGGCGGGCACAAAGAAGCGGTCGCCGAGATAAAAGGCAAAGACGTTTACAGCGCACTGCGCCACGAATCCGGCGTGCATAGAATCCAGCGCGTGCCGGCTACGGAGAAATCCGGCAGAATCCATACCTCAACCGCTTCCGTGGCCGTTTTACCTGCGGCGGAAGAAAAAGAAATAGAAATAAAAGAGTCAGAATTGGAAGTGAGTTTTTCAAGGGCCGGAGGGCCGGGCGGGCAGAATGTGAATAAGGTGGAAACGGCGGTGCGCCTGCTTCACAAGCCGACCGGAATTATAATATCCTCGCGGACGGAACGGTCCCAGCAGGCAAACCGCGAGCGCGCTATGGAGATTCTTCGCGCCAAACTTTTGGATGAAAAATTGAGAAAAGAAGAAGAGATGCTCCGTAAGGAAAGAAAAGAGCAAATCGGCACTGCCGACAGAAGCGAAAAAATCCGCACCTACAATTTTCTGCAGGACCGCGTCACCGACCACCGCCTTAAAAAATCCTGGCACAATATAGAGCGTATTCTGGACGGCGATTTAGACCCGATCGTTAAGGCGTTGGGGAAGTTTCAACAGGAACCATAG